The Acidimicrobiales bacterium genomic interval CGCCTTCGTGGCGCTCCACTTCGCGTTTCCCGCGCCGGTCCCGATTCTCTTCCTCGGCATGGTCGTGGGGTCGCTCTCCGCGCTCGTGGCCATGGGCTTGGTGCTCATCTACCGCGCCAACCGCATCATCAACTTCGCCCAGAGCCAGATCGGTGGCGTGGCGGCGATCATGGCGGCCTCGCTGATCGCCGGCCCGCACTGGTCGTACTTCCCGGCGGTCGCCGTCGGCTTCGCCCTCGCCATCGGGCTCGGTGCACTCACCGAGCTCGTGTTCATCCGGCGCTTCGCCAAGGCGCCGCGCCTCCTGCTGACCGTGGCGACCATCGGCATCATGGAGTTGTTCGGATCGCTCCAACTCGGCATGCCGAAGCTGTTGAACTTCTTTGCCGGCGTCTTCGGCCACAAGGACATGTTCAAGTTCGACATCGTCCCGCAGCCCCCGGTGCCCTTTACGTTCAAGTTCCACTGGGACAAGGCCATCTTCACCGGCGCCCACCTGCTGATCATCATCGTGGTGCCCCTCGTCGCCGTTGGGCTCGGAGCCTTTTTCAAGGTCACGCGCGCCGGCGTCGCTGTGCGGGCATCGGCTGAGTCGGCTGACCGCGCCGCGCTACTCGGCATCCCCGTCAAGCGCATCGGCACGCTGGTGTGGACGATGTCGGCGGGCCTCTCCGCACTCGGCGTCCTGCTGCGCATGCCGATCCAGGGCGTCAACATCGGCGGCCTCGAGGGCACGTCGATCCTCATGCGCGCCCTGGCCGCGGCCGTGATCGCCCGCATGGAGAGCCTGCCGAAAGCGTTCGGCGCCGCCCTTGCCCTCGGCATGGTCGAGCAAAGCGTGCTTTACCGCACGACGAGCACGATCAAGGTCGACGGGATCCTGCTGGCGGTGATCATCGGTGCGCTGCTGTTCCAGCGCCGCGGTCAGGAGTCACGTGCCGACGACACCGGCACCTCCTCGTGGGCCGCGACCAAGGAAGTCCGTCCCGTCCCGAGCGAACTGGCGCGCCTGCCCGAGGTGTGGGTCGGCCGCGTCCTCGTCTACGTCGTGATGTTCGTCGTGCTCGTCGTCATCCCGTGGAACATGGCGCCGGGCCGCGTCAACTTGATGGGCGTCGGCCTGATGATGGCGATCGTCACGCTGTCGCTCGTCATTTTGACGGGCTGGGCGGGACAGATATCGCTCGGCATGGTGGCCTTCATGGCCTTCGGCGCGTCGGTCGGTGGGTCGCTGGCGCTCGGCCACTGGAACTTCTTCATGTGCATCCTCGGTGCCGGATTGACCGGCGCCGTCATGGCGGTCCTCGTCGGCTTGCCGGCCTTGCGCATCCGAGGCCTGTTCCTTGCGGTGTCGACGCTGGCGTTCGCGCTGGCAACGGGCACCTTCCTGTTGAACAACGACTTCTTCACCTGGCTCGTGCCCGACCCGAACAAGCGCATCGTGCGCCCGATCCTGTTCAATCGCATCGACCTCGAGAACGAGCGCACCTTCTACTTCGTCATCCTGGTCTTCTTCCTGCTCGCCCTCGGGTCCGTGCAAGCGATGCGCAAGAGCCGCACGGGACGCATCCTCGTCGCCACACGCGACAACCAGCGCGCCGCGCAGTCCTACGCCGTGAATCCGGTGCGGGCGAAGCTCACGGCGTTCGCCCTCTCAGGATTTCTGGCGGCGGTCGCCGGCGGTCTGTACGTGTTCCACCAGCACGCCATGTCGACGACGATCCTGACGCCCGACAGCAGCATCCTCGTGTTCTCGATGGCGGTGATCGGCGGCCTCGGCTCGATCCCGGGGGCACTACTCGGCGCTGTGTACCTCACCTTCGTCAACTACTCGAGCTTCACCCACGAGCCGCTCAGCCGCCTGCTCGCCAGCGGCGTCGGCGTGCTGGTGATCCTGATGTTCATCCCCGGCGGTTTGGGGTCGCTGCTCTACTCGCTGCGCGACAACCTCCTGCGCGTCAGCGCCCGGCGACGCAACATCGTCGTGCCGAGCCTGCTCGCCGACGTGCGCGTCGAGGACGAAGAAGCGAACATCCTCGACGAGGAGGCCGACGCCGAGAACCTGCCGACGCAGCCGATCGAGCACCTGTCGCCGCCGCAGGACCCGTTGCTCACGATCCGCGGCCTCAACGCCGGCTACGGCAAGACGCAGGTGCTGTTCGGCGTCGACATGCACGTCGAGCGCGGCGAGATGGTCGCCCTGCTCGGCACCAACGGCGCGGGCAAGTCGACGCTGCTGTCGGTGATCTCGGGACTGCTCGAGCCGAGCGCTGGGTCGATGCTGCTCGACGGCGAGGAAATCGTCGGCAAGACGCCGCAAGAGACGCTGGCGGCCGGCGTCGTCTTCATGCCCGGCGGCAAGGGCGTGTTCCCGACGTTGACCGTCGAAGAGAACTTCAAGCTCGCCGCGTGGCAGTTCGAGAAGGACCGCGACTACGTCAACGCCGTGTTCGACCGCTGCCTCGACTTCTTCCCGGTGCTGCGCGAGCGGTGGGACCAGAAGGCGGGCAACCTGTCGGGGGGCGAGCAGCAAATGGTCACGCTCAGCCAGGCGTTGATCTGCAAGCCGAAGCTGCTGATGATCGACGAACTGAGCCTTGGTCTGGCGCCGCTCATCGTCGAGCGGTTGCTCGGCATCGTGCGCGAGATCCACGCGGCCGGCACCACGGTCGTGCTCGTCGAGCAGTCGGTCAACGTCGCTATCACGCTGGCGGAGCGCGCCATCTTCATGGAGAAGGGCGAGGTGCGCTTCGACGGCCCGACCCGCGACCTGCTCGAGCGCCCCGACATCCTGCGCGCCGTGTTCCTCCAAGGTGCAGACGCCGGCCGCGACGACGCCGCCGGTGTGGTGCCGGCCAAGGCGCGCAAGCGCTTCGAAGCGGCGTGCAAGTCGTGCGGTCGCGAGCACCACGAGGTGCTGTCGGTCAACGAGATCGGCATCTCGTTCGGCGGCGTGCGCGCCGTCAACGAGGTCACGGTCGGTGTGCGCGAAGCCGAGGTCGTCGGCATCATCGGCCCGAACGGGTCGGGCAAGACGACGCTGTTCGACCTGATGTCGGGCTTCGTCACGCCCACCGAGGGCAAGGTCCTGCTGCTCGGGGAAGACGTCACGGCGTGGACGCCCGACATGCGCGCCGAGCTCGGCCTCGGCCGTTCGTTCCAGGACGCCCGCTTGTTCCCGTCGATGACGGTGCGCCAGACGATCGCCGTCGCCCTCGAGCGCCACCTCGAAGTCCGCGACCCGCTGGCGTCGTTCGTCATGTCTCCCGCGGTGCGTATCGCCGAGCGCGCCGTGCGTGCCCGCGTTGACGAGCTGATCGACCTCATGCACCTCGGCGCCTTCGCCGACAAGTTCGTCGGCGAGCTGTCGACCGGTACGCGCCGCGTGGTCGACCTGGCGTGCTCGCTGGCGCATGAGCCGAAGGTGCTGTTGCTCGACGAACCCAGCAGCGGCATCGCGCAACGGGAGGCCGAAGCCCTCGCACCGCTGCTGCTCGATATCCGCGACCAGACCAACGCCGGCCTGATCGTCATCGAGCACGACATGCCGCTGATTCGTTCCGTGTCGGATCGTCTCGTGGCCCTCGAACTCGGCGAGGTGGTGGCCGAAGGCGACCCGGACTCGGTCATCCACGACCCGCGCGTCGTGGAGGGCTACCTCGGCGGCACGCTCGAGGTCATCGAACGCTCCGGCGGTGGCGGTGCGCCGACGGCGGCACCGCGCAAGACACCGGCGCGCAAGCGCGCCGCCACCAAGAAGGTTGCTCCCACCAAGCGGACGCCGAACGGCAACGGCAAGGTAAACGGCAAGGCGAACGGCAACGGCAAGCGCCCGGCGAAGAAGGCGCCGGCGCGGGTCAAGTCCGGCGTCTAGCTCGTCGTCGTACCGGTTGGCGCCTAGTCGAGGTAGTTGAGCTGCGAACCGGGTCGCGCCTGGAGCGACTGGGCGATCGTGACGAGTTCGTGTTCCGGCACCGTGCCGGCGACCACGACGTAGCGACCCTGCGAGGGCGTGGCGCGCACCTCCCGGTACCCGAAGGGGCCGACACCGGCGATGCCGGCCTGGCCGGTACCGAGCCCGCCCAGGTCGACGTCGTGCTTGGCTTGCAGTGCACCGAGACTCTCGTCGCCGACGCCGCTCTTGTCGAGCTTGCCGCCGCGCTCGACGACGATCGCGTCGACGCCGCGGACGTAGACGTCGGCGATGCCGGCGACGATCTTGCGCGTCTGGTTGAGCACCTCGCCCGTGAGCGGCACGACGGCGTAGCGACCGACCAGGGTGAATCCCTCGGGCGGCGCGTCGAGGGCGTAGTCGGTGGCGCCCGCCGGGGCGCTGTCCGGGTCGATCGGACGCAGGCTGCCGCGCTGGGGTTCGGTGAAGCCCTTCGCCAATGGGGCAGCGATCTGAGCGGGTGTCTCGGCGTCGTCGCCGGTCGTCACTTTCACGGCCACGTCGAGCGACAGGGGCGTTCGGCTCACGAGCACGAGACCGGCGCCGTCGATGCAGTACTCGCCGTCGCCCACGACGTAGGACGCGCAGGTTCGGCCCGCAACGCGCCGGTAGCCGACGGGCGGATCGGGCGGCGGGTAGACGCGGGGTCGGGGGTCGTCGCCCAGCGGGCGCATCGGTGTCACGCGGGACACGGCACCGCCGGAGCCGCGGGCGAACCCGAGGGTCGCCTGCACGCTGCCGGATTCCTCGAAGGGCCGCACGACGCGCCGGTACGTGCGCGTGGCGTCGAGGAGGCGTCGCTGCTGCTTGCCGTGGCCGGCGACGTCGCCCTTTGTGTGGTCGGCGAAGTACACGTCGTAGTCGATGCGATACTGCGCCGGCTCGGCGACCTCGGGCACCGCCGCCGTGCTGACCGGGGGCGCGACGCGGCGCAACGCGGCAGTTACGGACTCGATCGGCGCGTGGCTGTTCGAACCTGACGAGCCCGACGCGCAGGCGTTCAGCGCCCCGGTGCACAGCGCCGTCGCCGTGGCGACGCGCGCGATCTTGGCCCCCCGCCTCCAAGGAAATTGCATCGCGGCAAGCTACTGAACCCCGACGCGATTGCCGTGGCGACCGCGTAGGATCGGCGGTGCTGTGCAGGGGAAGTTCGGGCGCCTCGTCGCCGTCGCGTTGATCATGACCGCAGTGCTCGCCGGTTGCGTCGCGAGCACCGACGGACAGCGGCAGGTCGCGTCGATCGGTCCGGCCGTTGACCACGCCGCGCCCACGAGTCTCGCCGTACCGACGACGACGACGACCCCCCCGCCCCCGCCGCCGACCGGCGCGGCCACGGGCACGCGGGTCGGGGCCGCGCGCGTCAATCGTGCGCCCGTCGCCGCCGCGCCTCGGCCGTCCGGCTCGCCGTGGGCGCACTACGACGGGCAACTCACCAACGGCAACTACATCGTCGCCCAGGCGATCGGCCGCGCGCTGGCCGTGTCGGTGGCGCCCAACGCCGCACCCGCCGTCTCGTTGACGAATCCGCTGAAGTCAGGCGCGCCCCGCGTCGTTCTGGTCGTAGCCGACGGTGGCGACTGGCTCCAGGTGCTCCTCCCGCTGCGGCCCAACGACAGCCTGGGTTGGGTGCGGCGCAGCGACGTGACCATCTCCGCGGTGCACTACCGGGTCGAGATCGACCGCGCCGCGCACCGGCTTCACGTCTTCGACGGTGACGCGCTCGTCATGGACGAGCCGGCGGCGGTCGGCAAGCCGGCGACGCCGACGCCGTCCGGTCAGTTCTTCGCCGTCGAGTTGCTCCAGCCGTACAACCCCCGCGGCGACTACGGCCCCTACGCCTTCACGCTCTCCGCCTATTCGAACGTGTACCAGTCGTTCGGGTCGGGCGACGGCGCCGTCGGGATGCACGGCACCAACGAACCGGCCTCCGTTGGCCGCGACGCCAGCCACGGCTGTGTTCGGTTACCGAATGACGCCATCACCCGCCTGGCGGGCATGCTGCCGCTCGGCACGCCGGTGTTCATTCGCTAGCGAGTTCGACCGCGATCAGCGGCTCGCCGACGCTGAAGTTGAGGCCGGCGATCGAACCGGCGCGGGCGAGGTCGTCGGCGACGGTGCGCAGCCGCTCGACGACGTCTTCCGCGTCGGCCACGTCGACGCGGGCGACCGCGGCTCGCATGCCGACCTTGGCTTCGGTCTTGGCGCGCCGCACGTTGCCCAACACCGCGGCGGCGGCGCGCAGCGTGGCATCGTCGTCGCCGGCGAGGCCGGCGAGCTCGGCGACCGTGGGCCACGGCGCGCGGTGGATCGATCCCTCGCGGAACCACGACCACACTTCCTCGGTCACGTAAGCGAGCACCGGCGCGAACAAGCGCAGCTGCACGTCGAGGGCGATGCGCAGGGTGCGCCGTGCGCTGGCGACGGCCTCGGCGCTGATGCCGTCTTCCTGGCCGTAGGCGCGCGCCTTCACGAGCTCGAGGTAGTCGTCGCAGAACGACCAGAAGAACGTTTCGGTGGCGTCGCGCCCACTCACGTAGTCGTAGTCCTCGAACCCCTTGGTGGCTTCCACGACGGTGGTGCGCAGGGCGGCGAGCAAGGCGCGGTCGACCGCTTCGGTGATCGGTGCGTCGTTGTCGACGTCGCCAAAGCTGAGGGCGAAGCGCGACGCGTTCAACACCTTCATGGCGAGGCGCCGCCCGATCTTGAACTCGTTCGGGTCGATGGTGGCGTCGCGACCGGGCTTGGCGCCCGACGCCCAGTAGCGCACGGCGTCGGCGCCGTGCTTCTCGATGAGCCCGAACGGGCTGTCGTCGGCGTTGGCGGCCGACTTCGACAGCTTCTTGCGGTCGGGGTCGGTGACGAAGCCCGAGATGTTGGCGTGGCGGAACGGCAGAGTGCCGAAGTGCATCTCGCCGCGCACGAGCGTGTAGAAGAGCCACGTCCGGATGATGTCCTGGCCCTGGGGACGGAGGTCCATGGGGAACACGCGGCCGAACAAGTCGTCGTCGCGGCCCCAGCCCGACACGAACTCGGGACTCAGTGACGACGTTGCCCACGTATCCATGACGTCGGGGTCGCCGACGAAACCGCCCGGCTGGTTGCGCTGATCCTCCGTGTAGCCCGGAGCCGCGACCGTCGACGGGTCCACCGGCAGCATGTCGGGCGTGGCCGTGATCGGGGAGTGCCAGTCGACCTCGCCGTCGGCGCCGATCGGATACCAGACGGGGAACGGCACCCCGAAGAACCGCTGGCGCGTGATGTTCCAGTCGCCCTGGAGGCCCTCGATCCAGTTCTGGAGCCGGACGCGCATGAACTCGGGGTGGAACTCGAGCTCGTTGGCCCGCGCCAGCAACGTCTCCTTTGGGGGGAACTTGATGAACCACTGGCGCGTCGTGATGATCTCGAGCGGGCTCTTGCCGTTCTCCCAGAACTTCACCGCGTGCGTGATCTCACGCGGCTCGCCGACGAGGTCGCCCGACTCGCGCAGCATCTCCACGATGCGCTTCTGCGCCTGCTTGGCGTTCTTGCCCGCCAGTTCGTCGTAGCGCGCCTGGACCTCGGGGTCGTCCCACTCGATCGGCAGCAGGCGGCCGTTGCGGCCCATGATCGATCGCACCGGCAGGTTGAGTTCGCGCCACCACGTGACGTCGGTCTGGTCGCCGAACGTGCAGATCATCGCGATGCCCGATCCCTTGTCGGGCTCGGCGAGTTCGTGGGCCAGCACCGGTACCTCGACGTTGAACAGCGGGCTGCGTACCGTGGTGCCAAAACGCGCCTTGTACCGCTCGTCGTCGGGGTGCGCCACCAGCGCCACGCACGCCGGGATCAGTTCCGGTCGCGTCGTCTCGATGGCGATGTCGCTGAACATGATCTTGTGGTAGGCCCCGGGGCGTTCCTGGTCGACGAGGTCGGCCTGCGCCAGCGACGTTTGGAAGTCGACGTCCCACAGCGTGGGCGCTTCGACGCGGAACGCGTCGCCGCGGGCGACGAGTTCGAGGAAGGCTCGCTGGGACGTCTGCGTGACGTCGGGAGCGATGGTGCGGTACAGGTAGTTCCAGTCGACCGACAGGCCGATCGTGCGCCACAGCCGTTCGAACTCGACCTCGAAGTCCTCGACGAGGCGGGTGCACAACTCGACGAAGTTCGGCCGCGACACCGGGATCGGATCTTTCGGCGGCTTCGCCGGCGGCTCGAAGTTCTCGACGTAGGGCAGCGACGGGTCGCAGATGACGCCGTAGTTGATCTGGGTGCGCCGCTCGATATTGAGGCCGTTGTCGTCCCACCCCATCGGGTAGAAGACCTCCCACCCCGTCATGCGCTTGTAGCGCACCATGAAGTCGGTGTGGGTGTAGCTCCACATGGAGCCGGGGTGGAGGTGGCCGCTCACCGTCGGCGGTGGCGTGTCTACCGAATAGATCTGCTCACGAGTCTTCGTGCGGTCGAACGTGTAGGTGCCGTCGGCTTCCCAGCGTGCGCGCCACTTGTCTTCGAGGCCCTCGAGGGCCGGTTTATCGGGGACGGAAGTACTCATGTCGGGCAGTACCGTACCTGCGTGCTCCGCTTACACGACACTGCAAAAGGCGAGGTCGTCGCGTTCGAACCACGCGACCCGAACCGGGTGTCGATGTACGTCTGTGGGCCGACGGTCTACGACGTCCCCCACCTCGGCCACGGCCGCTTCTCGCTGGTGTTCGACATCCTGCGCCGTTACCTGCTCTTCCGCGGCTACGACGTCACCTACGTCTCGAACGTGACCGACATCGACGACAACATCATCAACCGCGCCAATCGCGACGGCGTGCCGTGGCAGCAGATCGTCGACACCTACGAGGCGAAGTGGTGGGAGGCGATGGACGGCCTCGGTGTCATGCGCCCCACGCACGACCCGCACGCAACGGCGTATGTCGACGACATGATCCAACTGATCAAGGACCTCTTCGACAAGGGACTCGCGTACGTCATCGAGGGTGACGGCGTGTACCTGCGCGCCGAGCAGGTGCCGGGCTACGGACTCCTCGCCGGCCAGCCGCTCGACTCGCTGCGCAGTGGGGCGCGGATCGAGAACGACGCCAAGGACTCGCCGATCGACTTCGCCCTCTGGAAGCTGGCCAAGCCTGGGGAACCGAGTTGGGAGTCGCCCTGGGGCGCAGGCCGCCCGGGCTGGCACACCGAATGCGTGGTGATGAGCCTCGACCTCCTCGGCGAGGGCTTCGACATTCACGGTGGTGGGCGCGACCTCGCCTTCCCGCACCACGAGAACGAACGCGCCCAGTCGGTCGCCCTCGGCCGCCCCTTCGCTCGTTACTGGGTGCACAACGGCTGGGTCGAGGTCGAGGGCGTGAAGATGAGCAAGTCGCTCAACAACTTCACGTCGCTCACCGACCTGCTCGAGCAAACCGGCGACGGCCGCACGTATCGCTTGCTCGTGCTGCGCGCGCACTACCGCTCGCCCACGGAGGTCACCGCGGAGACGATTCGTGACGCGGCCGCCGCTCTCGAGCGGCTCGACGCGTTCGGGCGTCGCTTCGCCGATGCCAAGGCGGCCACCCCCGATCCTGCCGAGATCGCCGCGTTTGTCGAGCGCATGGACGACGACATGGACACGCCCGCGGTCATGGCACGGGTGTTCGAACTGGTGCGCGAGGCCAACACGGCGGGCGACGCCGGCGACGAAGGCGCCGCGTACCGCGCCGCGGCGGCCGTCTTCGTCATCACCGACGCGCTCGGCCTGCCGCTCAAGACGGCGGTCGACGACGTGGACGAGCCGACGGCCGCGCTCGTCGCGGCGCGCAACGTCGCCCGGTCCGAGAAGAACTGGCCCGAGGCCGACCGGCTGCGCGGGGAACTCGAGGCGCTCGGGTGGGTGGTCGAGGATGGCCCCGAGGGAACAACTGTTCACCGGTAAGTAACCATCGCCAATACCCAAATGGGCACCGGCACGCTACGGTTTGCGCCGCGGGACGCCTTTGATGTCGCCTCGCTACATATCACCGCAGCAAAGGGGAATGCCCGTGCCCACCGGCACCGTCAAATGGTTCAACAGTGAGAAGGGCTACGGGTTTATTACCCAGTCCGATGGCTCGCCCGACGTCTTCGTGCACTTCAGCGCGATTCAGATGGACGGCTACCGCAGCCTGACCGAAGGTCAGGCCGTGGAGTTCGACGTCCAGCAGGGCGACAAGGGGCTGCAGGCGGCGAACGTCCGTCCCGCGTAAACAAGTTCCGATCTCACGAGAGCGGCCGTCCTTCGGGGCGGCCGCTCTCGCGCGTCAGGACTTGCGACGCGCTCCCTGGCACTGATCCGGCTTGAGCAGAGTGATGCCCAGGTCGTTGCATGTGCCCGGGCCGGTGCCGAGAGTCACGTGCACCGCCGTCCCCGGAACCTGCAGGTCGACTTGATGTGCCGGGACACTCGGCGGCGGCTCGGGCGCGGTTGTGGACGTCGTCGTCGACTCGAGGGACGCCGGCTCCGACGAAACGGGGGCCTGTCCCGTCGTCGACGTGGCGGGAGCGAGCGCCCGACCGAGAACCCGCGACACGACGGCGGTGGTCGGCAGCGTGAACCGCGACGGCGCCGTATCGCCGCCGACGCCGCGGGCAGCCACCGGTGCCGCCTGGGGCCGCGTGCCGTTGCCGACAACGCCCAGCGCGGCGAGGCCTGCTACGACCAGCGCCGCCGCGGCGGTGAGCACCGCCCGTTCGGGGCGCACCCCGTGGGAGAACTCCGCCATGCAGGCACGGTACGGGAGCCCCCAATTCGTCCAATAGGGCACAACGTCCCGCAGGACGCGTCCAAAGGGAGTTACTTGCCGCCGAGGAGGGAGCCGCCGAGATTCAGCGTGATCGGACCGCTACCGCTCGGGGCGGGGCAGTCGCCGATGGCCAGCGCGGCGAGCACTGTCAGGCCCGTGCAGCTGTTGTCGCCAACCCCGAGGGAAACTTGCGTGCCCAGCGCGGGAACGCCAACGCCGGCCTGGACGACGGGCGTGGCCGCGGGAGTCGGTGCGGGCGCCGGCGTGCCGGTGCTCCCGCCCGACGGTGCCGGCGTCGTCGCGTTGCCGTTCGGTGTGGGTGACGCGCTCGGTGCGGGCGGGCCGGCGTAGCAACCCGAGTCGAGGCGCAGGCAGCCCGTGGGCTGCGCCGTGGTGGCGTCGTCGGCCGAAGGGCCGACGGCTAGCGACGCGCCCGGCACAACCGCTTCGGGACCGCCGATGGACGTCTTGGCGCGCGTCGGCGTCTCGTTGGCGTAGGGGTTTTGCGCCGAGTCGGCAAAGTGCATGCCGAGGCCCATCAAGTCGATGACGAGCAGCGTCGCGGCGACAGCCGCCAAGGGTCGGCGGAGCCGTTCGAGGGGGCCTTTGTCCAGCGAAGCGGGGAAGTGGGCGACAGCAACCACAGTGGGCAGGGTACCGGTCGCGCCGGGGGCGCAAACATCGGCGACCACATGTTACCGTTGAGTAACAACGAGTGAGGTACGAAATGCCCGACTTTTCTCTCGCGCTGAGCGAGGACCAGCTTCAGATCCAGAAATGGGTGCACGACTTCGCCGAAAACGTCGTGCGCCCGGCCGGCCACGAGTGGGACGAGCGGGAAGAGACGCCCTGGCCCATCATCGAGGAGGCGGCCAAGATCGGCCTCTACTCCTTCGACTTCTTTGCCAACGCCATGCTGGGCGACGCCACCGGCCTCACGTTGCCACTGACGCTTGAAGAGCTCTTCTGGGGCGACGCCGGCATCGGGCTGTCGATCTTCGGCTCGGGGCTCGCCGCCGCCGGCATCTCGTCGAGCGGCACGCCGGAGCAGACGATCGAGTGGGTGCCGCAGTGTTTCGGCACACCCGACGCGATCAAGCTCGGCGCCTACTGCGTGAGTGAGCCCGACGCCGGGTCCGACGTGTCGTCGCTCAAGACGCGCGCCGTCTACGACGAGGCGTCCGACGAATGGGTCCTCAACGGCACCAAGGCGTGGATCACCAACGGCGGCATCGCGGCGACCCACGTGGTCGTCGCCGCCGTCGAGCCCGGCCTCGGTTCACGCGGGCAGGCGAGCTTCGTGATCCCGGAAGGCACCAAAGGCCTGTCGCAGGGCCAGAAGTACAAGAAGCACGGCATCCGGGCGTCGCATACCGCCGAGGTCGTGCTCGACGACGTACGCGTGCCGGGCCGCTGCTTGCTCGGCGGTAAGGCGAAGCTCGACGAGAAGATCGCCCGCGCCAAGGAGAAGCAGCACACCGGCGCGGTGCAGCCGGCGATGGCGACCTTCGAGGCGACCCGCCCGTCGGTGGGCGCGATGGCGATCGGCATCGCCCGCGCCGCCTACGAGTACTCGCTCCAGTACGCCAAGGAGCGCGTCGCCTTCGGCAAGCCGATCATCCAGAACCAGGGGATCGCGTTCATCCTCGCCGACATGGCCACCGAGATCGACGCCGCCCGGCTTCTCGTGCACCGAGCCGCCTGGCTGGCACGCAACGGTGGCTACAAGAACGCCGAGGGGTCGATGAGCAAGCTCAAGGCCGGCCGTGTCGCGGTGTGGGCCACCGAACGCGCGATCCAGATCCTCGGTGGGTATGGCTATACCCGTGAGTACCCGGTCGAGCGCTGGCACCGTGACGCGAAGATCTTCGACATCTTCGAAGGCGCCGAGCAGATTCAGCAGCTGGTGATCAGCCGGGCAATCTCGGGTCTGCGCATCGAGTAATCGCCGGCGCCCGTTTCAAGCATGGAACGGCGCGTGATCGCTGGTTCCCCCCACCTCGATCACGCGCTCTTCCA includes:
- a CDS encoding ATP-binding cassette domain-containing protein, which produces MAAEQSGGWVNGIARDAGTRIVDGWMKYQRAIAFWLVAFVALHFAFPAPVPILFLGMVVGSLSALVAMGLVLIYRANRIINFAQSQIGGVAAIMAASLIAGPHWSYFPAVAVGFALAIGLGALTELVFIRRFAKAPRLLLTVATIGIMELFGSLQLGMPKLLNFFAGVFGHKDMFKFDIVPQPPVPFTFKFHWDKAIFTGAHLLIIIVVPLVAVGLGAFFKVTRAGVAVRASAESADRAALLGIPVKRIGTLVWTMSAGLSALGVLLRMPIQGVNIGGLEGTSILMRALAAAVIARMESLPKAFGAALALGMVEQSVLYRTTSTIKVDGILLAVIIGALLFQRRGQESRADDTGTSSWAATKEVRPVPSELARLPEVWVGRVLVYVVMFVVLVVIPWNMAPGRVNLMGVGLMMAIVTLSLVILTGWAGQISLGMVAFMAFGASVGGSLALGHWNFFMCILGAGLTGAVMAVLVGLPALRIRGLFLAVSTLAFALATGTFLLNNDFFTWLVPDPNKRIVRPILFNRIDLENERTFYFVILVFFLLALGSVQAMRKSRTGRILVATRDNQRAAQSYAVNPVRAKLTAFALSGFLAAVAGGLYVFHQHAMSTTILTPDSSILVFSMAVIGGLGSIPGALLGAVYLTFVNYSSFTHEPLSRLLASGVGVLVILMFIPGGLGSLLYSLRDNLLRVSARRRNIVVPSLLADVRVEDEEANILDEEADAENLPTQPIEHLSPPQDPLLTIRGLNAGYGKTQVLFGVDMHVERGEMVALLGTNGAGKSTLLSVISGLLEPSAGSMLLDGEEIVGKTPQETLAAGVVFMPGGKGVFPTLTVEENFKLAAWQFEKDRDYVNAVFDRCLDFFPVLRERWDQKAGNLSGGEQQMVTLSQALICKPKLLMIDELSLGLAPLIVERLLGIVREIHAAGTTVVLVEQSVNVAITLAERAIFMEKGEVRFDGPTRDLLERPDILRAVFLQGADAGRDDAAGVVPAKARKRFEAACKSCGREHHEVLSVNEIGISFGGVRAVNEVTVGVREAEVVGIIGPNGSGKTTLFDLMSGFVTPTEGKVLLLGEDVTAWTPDMRAELGLGRSFQDARLFPSMTVRQTIAVALERHLEVRDPLASFVMSPAVRIAERAVRARVDELIDLMHLGAFADKFVGELSTGTRRVVDLACSLAHEPKVLLLDEPSSGIAQREAEALAPLLLDIRDQTNAGLIVIEHDMPLIRSVSDRLVALELGEVVAEGDPDSVIHDPRVVEGYLGGTLEVIERSGGGGAPTAAPRKTPARKRAATKKVAPTKRTPNGNGKVNGKANGNGKRPAKKAPARVKSGV
- a CDS encoding L,D-transpeptidase, with the translated sequence MQGKFGRLVAVALIMTAVLAGCVASTDGQRQVASIGPAVDHAAPTSLAVPTTTTTPPPPPPTGAATGTRVGAARVNRAPVAAAPRPSGSPWAHYDGQLTNGNYIVAQAIGRALAVSVAPNAAPAVSLTNPLKSGAPRVVLVVADGGDWLQVLLPLRPNDSLGWVRRSDVTISAVHYRVEIDRAAHRLHVFDGDALVMDEPAAVGKPATPTPSGQFFAVELLQPYNPRGDYGPYAFTLSAYSNVYQSFGSGDGAVGMHGTNEPASVGRDASHGCVRLPNDAITRLAGMLPLGTPVFIR
- the valS gene encoding valine--tRNA ligase, translating into MSTSVPDKPALEGLEDKWRARWEADGTYTFDRTKTREQIYSVDTPPPTVSGHLHPGSMWSYTHTDFMVRYKRMTGWEVFYPMGWDDNGLNIERRTQINYGVICDPSLPYVENFEPPAKPPKDPIPVSRPNFVELCTRLVEDFEVEFERLWRTIGLSVDWNYLYRTIAPDVTQTSQRAFLELVARGDAFRVEAPTLWDVDFQTSLAQADLVDQERPGAYHKIMFSDIAIETTRPELIPACVALVAHPDDERYKARFGTTVRSPLFNVEVPVLAHELAEPDKGSGIAMICTFGDQTDVTWWRELNLPVRSIMGRNGRLLPIEWDDPEVQARYDELAGKNAKQAQKRIVEMLRESGDLVGEPREITHAVKFWENGKSPLEIITTRQWFIKFPPKETLLARANELEFHPEFMRVRLQNWIEGLQGDWNITRQRFFGVPFPVWYPIGADGEVDWHSPITATPDMLPVDPSTVAAPGYTEDQRNQPGGFVGDPDVMDTWATSSLSPEFVSGWGRDDDLFGRVFPMDLRPQGQDIIRTWLFYTLVRGEMHFGTLPFRHANISGFVTDPDRKKLSKSAANADDSPFGLIEKHGADAVRYWASGAKPGRDATIDPNEFKIGRRLAMKVLNASRFALSFGDVDNDAPITEAVDRALLAALRTTVVEATKGFEDYDYVSGRDATETFFWSFCDDYLELVKARAYGQEDGISAEAVASARRTLRIALDVQLRLFAPVLAYVTEEVWSWFREGSIHRAPWPTVAELAGLAGDDDATLRAAAAVLGNVRRAKTEAKVGMRAAVARVDVADAEDVVERLRTVADDLARAGSIAGLNFSVGEPLIAVELASE
- the cysS gene encoding cysteine--tRNA ligase, coding for MLRLHDTAKGEVVAFEPRDPNRVSMYVCGPTVYDVPHLGHGRFSLVFDILRRYLLFRGYDVTYVSNVTDIDDNIINRANRDGVPWQQIVDTYEAKWWEAMDGLGVMRPTHDPHATAYVDDMIQLIKDLFDKGLAYVIEGDGVYLRAEQVPGYGLLAGQPLDSLRSGARIENDAKDSPIDFALWKLAKPGEPSWESPWGAGRPGWHTECVVMSLDLLGEGFDIHGGGRDLAFPHHENERAQSVALGRPFARYWVHNGWVEVEGVKMSKSLNNFTSLTDLLEQTGDGRTYRLLVLRAHYRSPTEVTAETIRDAAAALERLDAFGRRFADAKAATPDPAEIAAFVERMDDDMDTPAVMARVFELVREANTAGDAGDEGAAYRAAAAVFVITDALGLPLKTAVDDVDEPTAALVAARNVARSEKNWPEADRLRGELEALGWVVEDGPEGTTVHR
- a CDS encoding cold-shock protein is translated as MPVPTGTVKWFNSEKGYGFITQSDGSPDVFVHFSAIQMDGYRSLTEGQAVEFDVQQGDKGLQAANVRPA